The window CCGACCTGGCGTGGGCGACCGCGCCGTACCACCTGGTGCTCGGCGGGTTCCTCGCCGCCGCGGTGACGCTGATCATCGGCCGGGCGGTACCGATGGGTCGGCCGCCGTGGGGGTGGGGGGCCGCCGCCGCGGTGCTGTTCTTCGTGCCGTACGGGCTGATCGCCCGCTTCGTCGGGCCGGAGCTGCCGACCCTGGGCGGTGCGCTGCTCGGCGCCGCCGGATTCGTGGCCCTGGTGCTGGGGCTGCGCCGGATCCTTGGCCGGGCGGGCGGGCCGGCCGGCGAAGCCGACGCACCCGCTGCGGAGCCGGGCCGTGCCGGCATGGGGGTGTTGCGCGCCGGTGCCCCCTACCTGGTGTTGATCGCGCTGGTCCTGCTCACCCGGCTGATCCCAGCGGTGCGTGACGGCCTGCAGGACCTGACGGTGCAGTGGCGACTGTTCGACACCTTCAGTGGCGCCATTCGACCGTTGTACCACCCGGCGCTGCTGCTCACCGCCGCCTTCGTGCTCGGCGCGATGGCGCAGCGTGCCGACGTCGCGTCGGTACGGGCGGCGGTGGTGACCGCGACCCGTCAGCTCGGCGTGGTGCTGGTCGCCTTGCTGGCGATGGTCACCATCGCTTTGACGATGTCGTACGCCGGGATGACCGGCGAACTGGCCGCCGCCGCTGCCCAGGCCGGGCCGTGGTGGCCGTTGCTGGCACCGGCGATCGGCGCCCTGGGCACCTTCGTCACCGGCTCGGCCACGGCGTCCAACGTGCTGTTCACCGAGTTCCAGCAGAGCACCGCGGCGGCGGCTGGCCTCCCCGAACGGCCGTTGCTCGGCGCGCAGGGTTTCGGGGCGGCGGTCGGCAACATC is drawn from Micromonospora sp. Llam0 and contains these coding sequences:
- a CDS encoding L-lactate permease; this encodes MRALLAALPIAAVLLLMLGVGWSAARAGVVAAVGTLVLAVAGFGFGFGGAAGPLPLPAAIGGVVVEAGFVALTVIAIIGPALGIYQLQERTGATDRLQRGLARISGDPRVAALLIAWYFTLFLEGAAGFGTPIALAAPFLVAAGFRPVAAVTAALVGHAVGVSFGAVGTPVLAQVTISGVSGPDLAWATAPYHLVLGGFLAAAVTLIIGRAVPMGRPPWGWGAAAAVLFFVPYGLIARFVGPELPTLGGALLGAAGFVALVLGLRRILGRAGGPAGEADAPAAEPGRAGMGVLRAGAPYLVLIALVLLTRLIPAVRDGLQDLTVQWRLFDTFSGAIRPLYHPALLLTAAFVLGAMAQRADVASVRAAVVTATRQLGVVLVALLAMVTIALTMSYAGMTGELAAAAAQAGPWWPLLAPAIGALGTFVTGSATASNVLFTEFQQSTAAAAGLPERPLLGAQGFGAAVGNIVCPHNIVAAAATVGLSGQEGRVLRTTLPIAGAYVALGGMLAWWFVG